The Candidatus Defluviibacterium haderslevense DNA window TACATTTACAAGCAAATAACAAGTATTATAGCCCTAATCGATTTTTTCCTATTTCTGTGTTACAAGGAATTCCTACAATTGCCAGAATAGAGCACGAGCAGTCTGTTCAAATTGCTTTAGCTGAAATATTTTCTGATTTTTCAATTCAAAAGAATGTAGGTTATGAAGCCATTGTACATAGTGAATTATTAAAGAAAGAAGCAAAAGTTAAATTGAATTATATAACTGATTCCACCGGTAAGTTATTTCTCTGTTACAATTGGCAATTGGAACCGAAAGAATCATCTGACATTTGGGAAATATTTATAGACATTAACTCTGGATCAATAATTCAAAAAATAAATCGAAAACTTAGTTGTTCATTTAGTCCGCTCGATGCGCAAAAGAGCTGTGTGGATTGGGATCAAAATAAGCAATATACAAGTTTTAATCCTTGGTCTACAAATCAAAGTAGTTCATTGATTGAGGCCCAATATCATGTGTATGCATTACCCATTGAAAATCCGAATCATGGCCAAAGGACTATGGAGACGGATGGCCAGGATACTATTGCATCTCCTTTGGGTTGGCAAAGCATTGAAACAGGTATGCAAATTGATATAACCAAGGGAAATAATGTCCATGCTTATTTTGATAGCTTATTAGCAGACCTATCTATTGGTAACGAACCTAGTGGAGGAGATAAACTAGTATTTGATTTTCCACTATCTCCAAACCAAACTACGCACCCTAAATTAAATCCTAATCCAGGTACTGTAAATGCATTTTATACAGCTAATAGAATACACGATATCTTATACCATTATGGATTTGATGAGCAAGCTGGAAATTATCAGTTTAATAATTTTGATAAAGGTGGATTCGGAAATGATCATACGATTATTGAGTGTCCGGATTTATTTGCAATTGATAATGCCAATGCTTGGACTGGTGTCGATGGAGATAACTTGAGAATTCAGATGTTCCCTTGGACTCGATACTACAGTTATGATTTAAAAATTTTGGATGAACATGGTGCATGGAAAGCTATGGATATACTTAGATTTAAATTCGGACTTGCACCGTCATCAAAGAAGCAACAGTTTATCCTACAAGATTACGCAAAACTATTTCCAGAGGATCCTTATGCTTGTAATCCAATTCCAATATCTCTCAATAATACCATTGTGCTGATAAAGCGAGGAGCTTGCAAACTCTTAGAGAAAATTTTAAACGTCCAGCGTGCAGGAGCGGCAGCTGTTATTATTGTTAATTTTAATGATGAACTATTTAGTATTCCAGAATTAGGTGAAAGTAATAAGGTGAATATTATGTGTTTTTCTTGCAGACTCAGTGTATATGAACAATTAAAAATTTACCTTGAGAAACAGAATTTAATTTTATTGGATGAAGAAGAAGATCGTAGTAAAAAATTAATTTTTGATTCTGGCTTTGATAATGGAATTATTGCACATGAATACATGCATGGTGTTTCTAATCGATTAACTGGAGGACCTAATAGTGTAAGTTGTTTAATAAGAGGAGAACAAATGGGTGAAGGGTGGAGTGATTTTTTAGGAGGATTATTGACTTTTAAAAATGAAGCTGAAATATTTGGACTACATTCTATAGGAACTATGGATGCTCCGAATCATGATGTATATTCAGGAATAAGACGTGCCCCTTATTCTATTGATAAAAAGTATAATGATTTTGACTATAATGATATCGATGGAAGATATGAAGTGGGCGAGGTGTGGGCATTATGTTTGTTTGATTTGCTTGGAAGTATGGTAACAAAATATGGATTTGATCCTAATTGGTCCAATCAAAAGAGTGGAAATGCCAAAACACTTCAATTAGTCATGGAAGGTATGAAATTGCAAGCTTGCCAACCTGGAATAGTTGATGGTAGAAATGCCATTTTATTAGCAGACACGTTAATCAATAATTCAGAAAATGCTTGTCAGATTTGGGAATCTTTCGCAAGAAGAGGGGTCGGTTATTTTGCGTCACAAGGATCTTCATTAGAATTATCTGATGAATCGATTAATTTTGAATCATGTCCACAATGTAGTCATCAAATATCTATTGTTAAGAATGCGCCAGATTTTATATTTGCCGGAGACACTATTAGAATTAATATTGGCATATATAATAATACAAAAGATCAGATTAATGAAATAACAATTGCTGATAGTATACCTTCTAATTGTACTGTTGTTCATGGTTCATCCAATTATCCATTCACTAGTATTTCCAAAGAAGCGATTGATTTCCAATTTCCAGGATTAGCATCTGGTGACTCGATTCAAATCAATTATTTATTATACAGTGATCCAATGCTTCAAAGTAAATTCTATTGGATGGATAGTCTTTCAGATGTTGTAACATTGGATCAATGGGAGACTCAACTTATTCAAGGGGTGGCAGAGTGGCAATATGAAGAAAATGTAATAGATCATTCAAATAGTTGGGTGTATGAATTAAATCAAATTGGAATTCCATCTGAGGCCATTCTAAGTTTAAAAAACACCATTCATATAGAAAGTGGGAAGGAATTGTTTGTTTTCTTTCACCATTATAATTTAAAATATAAACACCATGGTGCTATTGTAGAAGTATCAACGGACCATGGACAGACCTGGAATTATGTTCCCGCTCATGATATTATGTATTCCACTTATAAGGGAAAACTTAACCCTACGGTAAATGGCAAAGAAAATTTTTATTGTTATAATAACATTTCCACTCCTGAATTGGAGATGGGAATCATGAATTTAGAATCATTTATTGGGAAGGATGTAAAAATTCGATTTCATCTCGTGTTAGATCAATATTCACTACCCATTTCTTCAAATTTTAATGGTTGGATATTGGATAATGTTGGATTTATAAGAGATCCCTATTTTTATCAAAGCGGATTAAATACCAAAATTTCCGGGAAAAGTTTGAGTTCAGTTCAAATGAGAGAAAAGGGTATTTTGGTAATCCCAAACACCTTGCCACCAACTCATACATTCAATAATAGAGATAATAAACAGACGATAGTCATTTTTCCGAATCCGGTACAATCGAAATTTAAATTGGTTTCAAATAGTGAACTTCCCAAAAATTCAACATATGATATTTATAATTTAATGGGACATAAGGTAATTTCAAATTTTGATCAACCCATTAAAAATGGGGAAGATATTGATATAACTGCATTATCTTCTGGATTATATATTCTGAAAGTGTATACTCCATTTTATCGAATAGCTGAAATTTCATTTATAAAAATTTAAAATACAAATTATGCGTAGTTACTTTTTATTAAATAAGATATGTTGTTTATTTCTATTTATAAGTTTAGGAATATTCAAGCTCCAAGGTCAGTTGGTTAAGCCTAATGATAGACATTATTTTAATGACGAGGCTTATGAAAATCTTAAGAGAGCATTAAGCCTCTCTGCTGTTGTTCAAAACAAAGAGGTAATCGTGGGAGCAACATTTGAAGAATATCAGAATTATGGATGTAATTTGCATCAACTGCAAATGAATTCAAAAGGAAAAATCAATGTATTGTATACTTTGCGTTTAAGTGCTTCAACAGATCAATTTGGAATTGGATATAATTTCTTTAATGGAAGCCAATGGGGAAAAATTCCAACAAATTATTTGTATCCAATACATGTATTTCATCCAACCATTAATGAGTTTGAAGATGGCTCGCAAGTCGTAATTGGCAATCCATTAGATGGAACACCATTAAAGATACTAAGTCGAAAATCAATTTCAGATACGTTTATTTTAAAAAACATTCCTAATTCAGATATTTTAGCCTACCATCAGGCTATAGTTGGGGGATCTAATAATCAAACACTTCATCTTGTTGGTACTAGTTTATTACCCTTTAAAGGTATAGGATTTGCACCATTTTATTTCAGATCACAAAACAAAGGAAAGAGTTGGGATAAAACGAGGATGTTACTTCCTGGTTTAGATTCGAATGATGTGAAAGAATTTTATGCTTATTCTACATATACTCAAATTGCCTCAAAAGGCAATCGTGTCGCTATCGGATTGTTTAATTACTTTAATGATATATTAGTATATATTTCCGAAGACAATGGAAACACTTGGGAGAAAAGAATCATAAATAAATTTCCCAAAAAGAGATATATTTATGATCAAGGAATTGATAGTACTTTGCTTCCTAGGATTCCAGGGTTCGATCCAGGATATATATTTACTAGTGGAGGTCAAGGTACTTTATTGTTTGATAATAATCAGAAATTACATCTTGTATTTGACGGGATTTACTATAGGGATGCTATTGCAAATGATAATAGAAGTGAAATTCCATATTGTTCAACAGGTTTATATTATTGGAATGAATCAATGAAAGCAGAAACAAGTATTCGCATTACAGGAATTCCAGACATGAATAAGAATCAGAATATCGATGTGGATTGTATAGGTGAACCTTTTGGCGGATATTATCCTGTCAATTCAATTGCTAATTGGCCAAGTATAGCATTTGATAAAAATAATATAATGTATATATGCTATTCTTCTTTGAGAGAAGGTACAGATTATATCAGTGATGTAAATCAACTACAATACCGACATGTGTTTATTCAGTATTCAATGAATGAAGGTAAGAATTGGTCTGAGCCTTACGATGTCATTAATAAAGACCTCATCAACCTCCCCAATTTGACAAATAAAATTGAAGCGACATATCCGCAGTTGAATCCTTCAATAGATTCTACAGTATCCATTTTATACTTAAGAGATTTTTTGCCTGGTTCTGCTGGTAATAATAATCATGGATCTGCACAAAGTAATGTGATGTTTATGAGCTTTGATAAAAATATACTTTTTAATGTTACACATACGGCTGATATAAAAATTCCAGATATCGTTTCTATTGTACCAAATCCTGCTAAGACTTATATTGATATTCACCTAAATGATAAGAAACAATGCATTCAATCCATTAGCTGCTTCTCCAATGATGGCGTGGAGGTTTATAGAAATAAAATTTCACAAAAAAAATGGGAAAGCCAACAAATTGATATATCCATGTTTAGTCCTGGTATTTATTATTTGCAATTTCAGTTTGCCGATCATATGGAATATCAGAAATTTGTTAAAATATAAGTTGTAGTTAAAGTTCTAGAAATGATATTGGTTTATATTAATTATTTGTAAGAAATTCAAATCAAGTCTAATATCAAAATAGTTCTTATTTTTCCTATAGTTACCCTTTTAGTATCGCTACCAACAGCAAAAGCAGTAACTCAAATTGGTCTGAGTCAGGATTTATTGAATGTTAGAATTTTCTGAATTTGGTTTAGGATGATATTTTGGATTGAACATTAATTTGTATTTCAAAATCTGACTTCCGAGGTTGATAAGCATTCCTTTCTGGAAATTAAATGTAACCTTAGAATTTATGTCTTAAAATCCTCAATAGATCATTGAGATAACATCAATATATAAATTTCTTGACCAATGAATTGGACACAGAATTTATTGTGATAAAATAGATTTCTTTACCAGATTTGCAAATATTTTTAATATCAATATTTACAGTTTCAGGAATGTGATCAAAATGTTCATTATATAAAATAGTTCCAACCGGGTTGATGATTTGGATGGTGCCGGAACCCAAACTGAATCCAACATTTTTTAGAGAAAGTATGTTTGCATTTATTTGAAGTTGAAGTATATTATTTTTTTGATTTATGGTCTTTGTGGTTATACAAGGAATATACTGACAGAAATAGTCCACCATTTTTTGATAAACAACCTCAGCATTAAGATCTTGATTTAATTCGTGAGTATGGTTTCGAGAATTAGAGATGGAATCTAAATAAACAGCATGTCTTCCATGATGCGCAATATCACCATTTGGGGGAGTTGGATCTAATTCATTGTTGTTGTGATAAAAAGTTGGTGGATCTTGTGCATCAATATATTTGGGAATATCTACAAAATCTCTCAAAGCAATAATTTCAGGACTGAAATATTCAGATCTATTGGATATTTTATACAAAGCGTAATCATCTTTAAAGTTGTACAATTCCATCCAGTTGCTGTCAGATTTTGTTATGGAATACCATTGCGTTAAATCCAAAGTGGCGGGCGAGGTCATGTGTCCTACCACTTTAATATGCGTATTATAATGGAATATGCTATCCTTTAATGAACGATCTCCAAGCTTAGGATTGAAAGCCAACCATATGGCTAAACATCCACCTGCTGAAGAACCATAAACTCCAATGTTAGCGGTATCGATTTTTAATTCTTGATGATGGTGTTTTAAATATTGAATTAACCGTTCTGCATCTTGAAAAATACTATCAATTCGCGTTGTCTTAGAGAATCTATAATTAGATGAGATATATGAAACCTGTTTTGATAAAAAGAAATTTTTAACCCATTCATGCCTTTCGTTTAATTCTTTGTCTCCTGATATGAAAGCCCCTCCATGAAAATAAATGACTACAGGTTTTGAATGCAATGCATCCGCCTGCCAATAATCAAATTTTTGCGAACTATCTGGTCCATAGGAGATATTTTTAATAAAGGTCCCTTGTCCATTTACTCTAAACAATAAAAATAGCAGAAGAAAGAAGATTTGAATGATTTTCATAATTTGAGAAATAAAGTAAAAGTAATTAAAAAATACATTTTTTTTATTTTAAACAAATACATTGAGTGTATAAAAAATTTCACTAAATTTTGTGTTCTGGTTTTTTAGGTTCTTGCTTATATCTTTATTTTGTTGGCTAAAGCCAAGTTACCAAACACCATAAACATCGCCACTACAATGATCCATTTGAGCACCTGTTACTGAGGCTAAAACATTATTTTTATTTTGAATTCTTAAGTAAGCTAGAAATGCAAATATGATGGCTTCTTTAAAATTTATTTGGGTAGCATCAGGAATTACAATTTGGACTTGAGGTGGTAATTTTTTTTGAAGCGTTTCTATTAAAAATCGATTATATGCGCCACCTCCAGTAATGAATAATTTTTGAGGTTCTTCATTACTAAGATTTTTAATTATGGCGGCTATTTGGTCAGAGATATGTTCTACAGAGGTTCGTAAAGCATCCCGTACATTGGTCGTGCTTTTTAAATCATCATCAAAATGTTTGTGATACCATTCTCTGCCTAGACTTTTAGGAAATGGAGCTGAATAAAAGGGTATGGAATTCCATTTTTCAAGTAACGTTAGAATTACATTCCCCGACTTGGCCAAATTTCCATCTGTATCATATGGTTTATTCAGTAATCCTGATAGGGTATTGAGCAACATATTACATGGGCCAATATCACAAGCCAGTCTATTATTTTCATGCTTCCAACTCAAATTCGCAAAACCACCTAAATTCAGACAAAAGTCAAATTCTGAATAGATGAGTTCATCTCCTATGGGAACCAAGGGCGCACCCTGGCCACCTAATTTAACATCCTGAGCTCTGAAATTACAAACGGTAGGGATTCCAGATTCATCACGAATGGTTTTTCCATCTCCAATTTGCAAAGTATAAGCTTCTTGAGGTCGATGGAATATGGTATGGCCATGTGAACCGATCAAATGTATCGGGTAAGGGCATTTTTTCTTAAATATTAATATTTGTTCACTTAAGTAATGTCCATATTCAATGTTTAATTCCTCAAGTTTCTGTGGCTCTAAATAAAATCCCCCATTTAATTTTTGTAACCATTTGGAGTCATATGGTACCGTCTCAGTATATAAAACTTCAACTTGATATTTATCATCAGTTGAATGGGGTATAAATTTACATAAAGCCATATCAAGCCCATCTAATGAGGTACCTGACATCATGCCTAATACATGTAATTGTTCGAATTCCATAAGCGGCTAAATATAGCCATTTGGGGTGATTTGAGGATATAAAATGCATAACGATTGTCCAAACAATAGTAACCAGAGTTGCAAAAAAGGCTAAGACTCAAGCATTAAACAGATAAATTAACAAATATTTACGCAAAAAATAAGCAAACATTGGGTACTAATTGCATCTTTATTTGGAAATTTGCATTCTAATTAAAACAAAATAAATATGAAAATCAATTTATTATCTAGTTTACTTTTTATTTCGGCATCCTTGTTTTTAGCTTCATGTGGAGGTTCTAAGAAAGCTGCCAGCGCTCCTGCTTCTACTGAGATCAGTGATATCGATACTAAAGTAGCAGCTATTGTTGCTAATAGTTCTATAACTGAAAAATTTGCAGATCTTAAAGGTGCAGAAAAAGGGAAGGTGTCCATTTTTACAAATGAGACTGGCGAAATTGTAAAAGTTTCTAAAAAAGTGACTACCAGCACAAGTGAGAAATTATCTGAATTCTTTTATGATGGATCCAATTTAATTCACAGCAGCCATTTCGAAAGAAATACGGCTAAAGAAAAAGGAAAAATCGTGTTCACTTCAACCAAACATTATTTTGGCAATTCAAAAGTGTTAAGTGCAGTTCAGAAATCAGTTACCTTAAAACCTGCTGATGAAGCTAATCTCGAAATGAAAATGAATAAAGCTAAATTCAAGGCATATCCTGCAAGCAGCAATCTTATGCGTGATGAAATGGCAATCATTAAAAAAATCAAACAGCTCATTAAATAATTATATTTAATAATTAAAAAAAATATACATCATGAAAAAATTACTTTATTTTTTATCTTTTATTTCTCTATCATTATTTACTAATTCTTGTACAGATGATCCTGTAGATCCTGTTGTGGGAGACAACGCGCCCGTTTTAATTTTTACATTGAATCCTGGAACTGGATTTATTGATGGAGACAAAACAGTGGAAGCCGGATCAACGATCAAATTAAAATTAGATGGAACTGATTCAGATAAAGATCTTACTTCTTTACATATTGAATCAAAAAATGGTTCTGATACGGCTACACATGTTCCTTCTTCAGTGATACTTGTTAACGGAGCTCCTGCTAATGGAAATCCAATTTCTATTCCTAGCGCAGATGGCGAAAATTTAAGATACAGTATTGAATTTCCAACTGCTGATGTTGCAGATACCATCACTTATACTTTTTCATTAGAAGATTCTAAGGGATACTCTGATTTTGTTTCTTTCACGATTATTACTACGGGTACTAAAGCTTTTGAATTAACCGGAAAGAAACTATCTAATGCGTCTGGTCCTGCTGGAATGGGTGGTATTGATTTACATACTGGAAACGAAGTAGGTTCTTCAGATCCTACTGCAGAGTTAGTAGATCTAGGTGTAATTAATCCGGTTTCTGATGGTACTTGGAAACAACAATTCAAAGCAGCAACTGTAGAAACTATTATTCGTAAGCCTTTAGCTGGTTTTGATTACAGTTCTGTTTTTAATGCAGATGCTATTAAATCAGCATATGATGCAGGAACCAATATTTCTAATCCAAATATTGTAGGCAATAAAGATGATGTTTATTTAATTAAAAGCGGCATTTTTTATTGGGCAGTAAAAATTACTAAAGTAGTAGTTACACCACCTCTAGGTATGGGTGGAGATAATTTAGATTATTTTGAATTATCAATTAAGAGATAATTAGAATTTAAATATAAAATAAAAAAAACCGATTGGATTTATTCAGTCGGTTTTTTTTATTTAGTTCATTTTTTTATTCTGCATTATCTCCAGCCTTCATCTTCTCCATATTCTCGGCTACACGCAAGGCTTCAATGATATCATCTATGTTGCCATTCATGATATCTGTTAAATTATACATGGTTAGATTAATACGGTGGTCTGTCATCCGATTCTGAGGGAAATTGTAAGTCCTAATTTTATCTGATCGATCTCCGGAACCAACCAATGATCTGCGTTCTGCAGCAACAGTAGTTTCGTATTTTTCAATTTGGCTGTCTCTGATTTTTTGAATCAAGCGTCCCATTGCAATTTCGCGGTTTTTATGTTGACTTCTGCTGTCTGTACTTTCAGCTACGGTTCCGGTAGGTAAGTGGGTAAACCGCACTCCGGATTCTGTTTTATTGACATGCTGACCACCCGCACCACTTGATCTGAAGGTATCAACTCTGAGTTCGGCTTTATTGATATTAACATCTTCTAATTCTAATTTGGGCATGACGACTACTGTGGCAGCAGAGGTGTGTATCCTACCCGAAGCTTCTGTATCCGGAACTCTTTGGACTCTATGTGCACCAGATTCGAATTTTAATTTACCATAAACATCGACTCCTGTTACGTCAATAACTACTTTATTGAATCCACCAACAGACCCTTCATTTTCTGTAACCACTTCATGGGTCCAGCCCTGAGTGTCAAAATATCGGGTATACATTCTAAATAAATCTCCGGCAAATAAACTTGCTTCATTACCTCCGGTACCGGAACGAATTTCAAAAATAACATCTTTGCTATCATCAGGATCTTTAGGAACGAGTAATAAGCGCAATTCATCATTCAAAGTAACCAACCGTGCTTCTGATTCATCCAGTTCGATTTGAGCCAATTCTATCATTTCCGGATCATTGGAAGAGAGCATTTCTTTAGCTCCTTCAATCGTGTTAAGGGTGCGTTTATATTCCAGGTAATACTTGATGATTTGTTCAAGATCCTTGTATTCCTTACTTATTTTCTTGTATTCGCCAATATCTGACATGATAGCAGGATCTGACATGCGTTCCTCAAGATATTGATAACGTTCGTGTACGGCCTCTAACTTCTGTATAATATTCATACCTATTAATAACTACCCGATCTACCAAAATGGGTTAAAACCGCAAAGGTACGTTCTTTGATGATATATTAAATTCAAAACTTGTACCTTTGGATCGAGATGTCATTATTGGAGATTTTTAAGCTTGCATTTCAGACTGTTAGGCATAATATGCTTAGATCGGTGCTGACATTGCTCATCATTGCTATAGGCATTATGGCTTTGGTGGGAATACTTACCTCAATTGATGGCATCATTTACTCCATGAGCAGTAATTTCAGTTATCTGGGAGCCAATTCTTTCAGTATTGACCGTAAAAATGAGAATTTTAGGCGTCATGATCGTGGGAAACAAGCTAAAACTGCCTTGCCCGTTACTTTTGCTCAAGCTACTGAATTCAAGGATCGATTTTCATCAAAAGCCCTGGTTTCGATATCTTTTGGTGCATCAGGAAATGCAGTGATTAAGTATTTGAATAATAAAACCAATCCAACGATCAGGGTTAGGGGCGTCGACGATATTTATTTTCAAGTGACCGGAAATGAAATAGCTTATGGACGGAATTTTTCTAATCATGAACAACAATACGGCATAAATAAAATAATTGTAGGGAACGATATTGTCAAAACCTTATTTGATGATCAACCCTTAAAGGCCTTAAATCAAACCATAACAGTCAACGATCAGAAATATCAAATCGTTGGTGTCCTAAAATCTAAAGGTTCAAGTATGAATGAGGGCGCCGATCAAAGAGTATTAATCCCACTAGCAAAATCTAAATTAGAATATGCTACCAGTGAATCTGATTTTGATATTACAGTAGGTATTGGTGTGGCTTCACAGTTGGATTTAATCATATCTCAAGCTATTGGAGAAATGCGTATAGTTAGGTCTTTAAAATCATTTGAAGAAAATGATTTTGAAGTGAATAAAAGTGATGGCATTATTACTTTTTTAAAAGACAATACTGTTAAACTAAGAACGGCAACCATAGCTATTGGACTCATGACATTACTAGGTGCCGCCATCGGGTTGATGAATATTATGCTCGTTTCTGTAACTGAAAGAACCAAGGAAATTGGCATATCTAAAGCATTGGGAGCGACTAAAAAAATGATTTTAACTCAGTTCCTTATGGAGGCCATTATCATTTGTCAATGTGGTGGCATACTGGGTATTTTAGTAGGGATCCCACTGGGGAATATTGTAACTATTATCATGGGTGGAAGCTTCCTTATTCCATGGGCTTGGATTACACTCGGATTAATTGTTTGTACGATTGTCGGAATTCTTTCAGGTCTATATCCCGCTCTAAAAGCAGCATCTTTAGATCCGATAGAAGCACTTAGATACGAATAATTTTAAGCTATCAGTTTTTTCGAAAAATATCTGACCAGTAATACGCCGCCTACAATAATACCGATAACCATTGGAAAAGGCATAAAGCTAATGGCATAAATATGGGTCCGTTCTAGTATCCACATCAACGTTAAGAGGGTTCCAATAATGATCATCAATCCACTTAATTTAT harbors:
- a CDS encoding M36 family metallopeptidase, whose amino-acid sequence is MRRCTLFFIWTFFCLSDGFCQSVVDQNILSLIHNHWPGEVFLDGSNVKISRTVSKIGEIQHYYIQQQWNDIEIMSAINSVHLQANNKYYSPNRFFPISVLQGIPTIARIEHEQSVQIALAEIFSDFSIQKNVGYEAIVHSELLKKEAKVKLNYITDSTGKLFLCYNWQLEPKESSDIWEIFIDINSGSIIQKINRKLSCSFSPLDAQKSCVDWDQNKQYTSFNPWSTNQSSSLIEAQYHVYALPIENPNHGQRTMETDGQDTIASPLGWQSIETGMQIDITKGNNVHAYFDSLLADLSIGNEPSGGDKLVFDFPLSPNQTTHPKLNPNPGTVNAFYTANRIHDILYHYGFDEQAGNYQFNNFDKGGFGNDHTIIECPDLFAIDNANAWTGVDGDNLRIQMFPWTRYYSYDLKILDEHGAWKAMDILRFKFGLAPSSKKQQFILQDYAKLFPEDPYACNPIPISLNNTIVLIKRGACKLLEKILNVQRAGAAAVIIVNFNDELFSIPELGESNKVNIMCFSCRLSVYEQLKIYLEKQNLILLDEEEDRSKKLIFDSGFDNGIIAHEYMHGVSNRLTGGPNSVSCLIRGEQMGEGWSDFLGGLLTFKNEAEIFGLHSIGTMDAPNHDVYSGIRRAPYSIDKKYNDFDYNDIDGRYEVGEVWALCLFDLLGSMVTKYGFDPNWSNQKSGNAKTLQLVMEGMKLQACQPGIVDGRNAILLADTLINNSENACQIWESFARRGVGYFASQGSSLELSDESINFESCPQCSHQISIVKNAPDFIFAGDTIRINIGIYNNTKDQINEITIADSIPSNCTVVHGSSNYPFTSISKEAIDFQFPGLASGDSIQINYLLYSDPMLQSKFYWMDSLSDVVTLDQWETQLIQGVAEWQYEENVIDHSNSWVYELNQIGIPSEAILSLKNTIHIESGKELFVFFHHYNLKYKHHGAIVEVSTDHGQTWNYVPAHDIMYSTYKGKLNPTVNGKENFYCYNNISTPELEMGIMNLESFIGKDVKIRFHLVLDQYSLPISSNFNGWILDNVGFIRDPYFYQSGLNTKISGKSLSSVQMREKGILVIPNTLPPTHTFNNRDNKQTIVIFPNPVQSKFKLVSNSELPKNSTYDIYNLMGHKVISNFDQPIKNGEDIDITALSSGLYILKVYTPFYRIAEISFIKI
- a CDS encoding T9SS type A sorting domain-containing protein; its protein translation is MRSYFLLNKICCLFLFISLGIFKLQGQLVKPNDRHYFNDEAYENLKRALSLSAVVQNKEVIVGATFEEYQNYGCNLHQLQMNSKGKINVLYTLRLSASTDQFGIGYNFFNGSQWGKIPTNYLYPIHVFHPTINEFEDGSQVVIGNPLDGTPLKILSRKSISDTFILKNIPNSDILAYHQAIVGGSNNQTLHLVGTSLLPFKGIGFAPFYFRSQNKGKSWDKTRMLLPGLDSNDVKEFYAYSTYTQIASKGNRVAIGLFNYFNDILVYISEDNGNTWEKRIINKFPKKRYIYDQGIDSTLLPRIPGFDPGYIFTSGGQGTLLFDNNQKLHLVFDGIYYRDAIANDNRSEIPYCSTGLYYWNESMKAETSIRITGIPDMNKNQNIDVDCIGEPFGGYYPVNSIANWPSIAFDKNNIMYICYSSLREGTDYISDVNQLQYRHVFIQYSMNEGKNWSEPYDVINKDLINLPNLTNKIEATYPQLNPSIDSTVSILYLRDFLPGSAGNNNHGSAQSNVMFMSFDKNILFNVTHTADIKIPDIVSIVPNPAKTYIDIHLNDKKQCIQSISCFSNDGVEVYRNKISQKKWESQQIDISMFSPGIYYLQFQFADHMEYQKFVKI
- a CDS encoding alpha/beta hydrolase, translated to MKIIQIFFLLLFLLFRVNGQGTFIKNISYGPDSSQKFDYWQADALHSKPVVIYFHGGAFISGDKELNERHEWVKNFFLSKQVSYISSNYRFSKTTRIDSIFQDAERLIQYLKHHHQELKIDTANIGVYGSSAGGCLAIWLAFNPKLGDRSLKDSIFHYNTHIKVVGHMTSPATLDLTQWYSITKSDSNWMELYNFKDDYALYKISNRSEYFSPEIIALRDFVDIPKYIDAQDPPTFYHNNNELDPTPPNGDIAHHGRHAVYLDSISNSRNHTHELNQDLNAEVVYQKMVDYFCQYIPCITTKTINQKNNILQLQINANILSLKNVGFSLGSGTIQIINPVGTILYNEHFDHIPETVNIDIKNICKSGKEIYFITINSVSNSLVKKFIY
- a CDS encoding anhydro-N-acetylmuramic acid kinase, with protein sequence MEFEQLHVLGMMSGTSLDGLDMALCKFIPHSTDDKYQVEVLYTETVPYDSKWLQKLNGGFYLEPQKLEELNIEYGHYLSEQILIFKKKCPYPIHLIGSHGHTIFHRPQEAYTLQIGDGKTIRDESGIPTVCNFRAQDVKLGGQGAPLVPIGDELIYSEFDFCLNLGGFANLSWKHENNRLACDIGPCNMLLNTLSGLLNKPYDTDGNLAKSGNVILTLLEKWNSIPFYSAPFPKSLGREWYHKHFDDDLKSTTNVRDALRTSVEHISDQIAAIIKNLSNEEPQKLFITGGGAYNRFLIETLQKKLPPQVQIVIPDATQINFKEAIIFAFLAYLRIQNKNNVLASVTGAQMDHCSGDVYGVW
- the prfA gene encoding peptide chain release factor 1, whose translation is MGMNIIQKLEAVHERYQYLEERMSDPAIMSDIGEYKKISKEYKDLEQIIKYYLEYKRTLNTIEGAKEMLSSNDPEMIELAQIELDESEARLVTLNDELRLLLVPKDPDDSKDVIFEIRSGTGGNEASLFAGDLFRMYTRYFDTQGWTHEVVTENEGSVGGFNKVVIDVTGVDVYGKLKFESGAHRVQRVPDTEASGRIHTSAATVVVMPKLELEDVNINKAELRVDTFRSSGAGGQHVNKTESGVRFTHLPTGTVAESTDSRSQHKNREIAMGRLIQKIRDSQIEKYETTVAAERRSLVGSGDRSDKIRTYNFPQNRMTDHRINLTMYNLTDIMNGNIDDIIEALRVAENMEKMKAGDNAE
- a CDS encoding ABC transporter permease, producing MSLLEIFKLAFQTVRHNMLRSVLTLLIIAIGIMALVGILTSIDGIIYSMSSNFSYLGANSFSIDRKNENFRRHDRGKQAKTALPVTFAQATEFKDRFSSKALVSISFGASGNAVIKYLNNKTNPTIRVRGVDDIYFQVTGNEIAYGRNFSNHEQQYGINKIIVGNDIVKTLFDDQPLKALNQTITVNDQKYQIVGVLKSKGSSMNEGADQRVLIPLAKSKLEYATSESDFDITVGIGVASQLDLIISQAIGEMRIVRSLKSFEENDFEVNKSDGIITFLKDNTVKLRTATIAIGLMTLLGAAIGLMNIMLVSVTERTKEIGISKALGATKKMILTQFLMEAIIICQCGGILGILVGIPLGNIVTIIMGGSFLIPWAWITLGLIVCTIVGILSGLYPALKAASLDPIEALRYE